The Chitinophagales bacterium genome contains the following window.
ATCATTATGTCTACTCTTTACGCGTAGATTAAGCATGAAAATTTTTTACGCAGTTCAGGCAACTGGAAATGGTCATATCGCAAGGGCGATTGAACTCCTGCCTTATCTGCGCAAGCATGGAAAAGTAGATATTTTTCTTAGTGGCAATAACGCAAACTTGCAAGGTGGACTAACACCAAGCTTTGTAAGTAAAGGATTGAGTTTACACTATGCTAACAATGGTGGTTTAGACTATGGGAAAATGGTGAAGCAGTTCGCCATACGGAGAATGCTGCGTGAGGCAAAATCACTTCCATTAAAAGCCTATGATCTGGTTATTAATGATTTTGAACCCATTACGGCATTGGCAGCGAAACGCCAGAAAGTGCCGAGTATCGGCTTTGGACACCAAGCAAGTTTTCAGAGTGATTTTGTACCAAGGCCTATAAGGAAAAGTACAATAGGTGAATGGGTGCTCAAGCATTATGCACCTGCCACGGCCTATATTGGTCTGCATTTTGAGCAATATGATGATTTTATTTATGGTCCCGTAATCAAGGATGCTATTGAAAAAGCTAAGCCCGAGAATCATGGGCATATCACTGTTTATCTCCCACATTATCAAGATCAGCTACTCAAAAATCTGTTTCTACAAATCCCGGAATATCGCTTCGAGATATTCTCGCGAAATATGCAGGTTGTGGTTGAAGATAGAAATATTGTTTTTCGTCCAATCTCTAATCAGCATTTTACCCAAAGCCTGATTCATTGTCATGGTGTGTTAACCGGTGGTGGTTTTGAAACACCTGCAGAAGCATTGTATCTGAGAAAAAAACTGATGGTGGTACCTATTCGCGGTCAATACGAACAACAATGTAATGCGGCTGCTTTGCAAGAGATGCAAGTGACTGTGCTCAAAACAATCAATGATCAGTTTTTAGCTGAAATTCATCGTTGGCTAGAGCAAACAACTATTCCACCCATGATTAAGCCTGTTTCAAAGGAAGTAATTATTGATGCTGTTATAGAAAGAGGGATGGCTATTGCTTAGGTACAGGTGGTGGTCCGTCAGGGAGCATGGCTTTCCAGACTTCATTACCTTTTCTTTTCAGAAATTCTGCACGGATATCTTTTCTGAGCTGTTCGTCCTCAAACAAATCAACCATAGTGGTGCCTAATGATTTTGCCGCAAACAACATACCCTTGTGTCCAATACTCATACCTCCACAGGCTACCACAACCCAGGAGTGCCAAGGCGCTTTGTAAGGTGCTGTTACGGCGTTTAGTGTTATTTCCGGAACGATATAACTGATATCACCTACATCGGTAGAACCACCATCAGGATCAGGTCTGGTGATTTCCATTGGCTTAATGCTGCCATCAATACCTCTAGCAGAATCACCATATGCACGCATGATTTCATCGGCAAAGCGTATTTCCTCAGGAGTATATTTGATGGGTCCAACCAGTTGCATATTCTGATACAATGTTTTGGCTCCGGTTTCATTCACCAGTAATTCGTACAAGCCATTCTCCATAAAGAAATCCACTTCTGTGCCCGTCATCATTGCTGCCCCTTTAGCTACTTCCTTCATTCTAGCTTCTACTGCTGCTACGCCACTTCTCTTCGAATCGCGAATCCAAATCCACACACTGGCTTCATCCGGAATCACATTTGGTACATTACCAGCTTGCTTATACACATAATGAATGCGTACACTGGGTTTTACATGCTCGCGCATAAAGTTCATACCGATATTGAATAACTCTGCTGCGTCCAAAGCGCTTTTACCATTCCATGGATCTGCAGCTGCGTGGGCTGATTTGCCTTTGAATTTGACTGTATAGCTCACTACTGCCTGTGAACTTTGCATATTGGCCAGGTTCTCATAATGCGGATGCCAGTCCAGACAAACATCCAGGTCGTTGAATACACCGGCCCTTGCCATATAAACTTTTCCTGCTAGGTCTTCTTCAGCGGGTGTACCATAGAATCGAATGGTTCCTTTCAACTTTCCTGCAGCAATCAATTCTTTGATAGCGATGGCAGCACCGAGACTACCTGCACCAAACATGTTGTGCCCGCAACCATGTCCGGCAGCGCCGGGCTGTAAAGCTTGTTTTTGACTGCTGGCTTTTTGAGATAAACCGGGTAATGCATCAAATTCTCCGAGAATGCCGATGATCGGCTTGCCCGATCCATATTCAGCTATAAAAGCTGTAGGAATTGCTGCTATGTTTCTGGTTACACGAAACCCTTGTTTTTCCGCATAATCCGATAACACTTTGGCCGATTGATGCTCGCGCATGGCAATTTCCGCAAAGCTCCAGACTTGGTCACTCAGCTGAATCAGTGCCTGTTCATGCTGCTGAACTGAGCGAAGTACAGCTTGTTTGTTGGGTGAAGTGTTTTGCTGGCTAAAAAGCTGTGTAGATAGGCTTAGCAACAAAATAATTCCTGTTGATCTCATGGCAAAGGGTTTGCTTAAATATACAAATCAATTCCTTCAGGAGAATATTGTAGTGATCTTTCTACAAGAGTTTGGTAGTTACAGCGATATGCGACACTGGCTTAGAAAGATAGTTTTGTACTGCAATCGTTGATCATTATCATATACTGAGTGATAACAAACTTTGTTTTTGGTTTCAGGATGTAGCAAATCCCCCCGGAAATTCTTTTCCGGGGTTTTTTATTACATTGAATGGTTATATGTGACTGTGGTCACTCATGCGCTACTTTAAAGCCCGCATTTTCATTTGATAAACAAGAACGATTGCCATGTCAACACACAAGCAAAACACATGCACCTGTCATGCATGCGTTGAAAAAGCCATTTCTGATCAGGAACGTAAAGCTCACCAGACGACGGTTGCGGAAAGTAGGCGCGACTTTCTTCGCAATGCAGGTAAGTTGGGTTTAGGTGTTGGTGGGGGTTTGCTTGCTTCGCCTTTGGCTGCCAGTAGTTTAGCAGATCAGGATCAGGCCGGGCAGTTCAAAGAGATGGCTCAAAGTAAAGTGATTGAGCAAGGTAAAGCCAAGCGCATTACTTTATTGCACACAGCAGACATCCATGCGCAATTGATGGTGCATGATGAGTTTTTCTGGGAAAATGAGCAACCTGTTTATCGTAAACGTGGCGGATTTGCCACTTTG
Protein-coding sequences here:
- a CDS encoding glycosyl transferase translates to MKIFYAVQATGNGHIARAIELLPYLRKHGKVDIFLSGNNANLQGGLTPSFVSKGLSLHYANNGGLDYGKMVKQFAIRRMLREAKSLPLKAYDLVINDFEPITALAAKRQKVPSIGFGHQASFQSDFVPRPIRKSTIGEWVLKHYAPATAYIGLHFEQYDDFIYGPVIKDAIEKAKPENHGHITVYLPHYQDQLLKNLFLQIPEYRFEIFSRNMQVVVEDRNIVFRPISNQHFTQSLIHCHGVLTGGGFETPAEALYLRKKLMVVPIRGQYEQQCNAAALQEMQVTVLKTINDQFLAEIHRWLEQTTIPPMIKPVSKEVIIDAVIERGMAIA
- a CDS encoding amidohydrolase, encoding MRSTGIILLLSLSTQLFSQQNTSPNKQAVLRSVQQHEQALIQLSDQVWSFAEIAMREHQSAKVLSDYAEKQGFRVTRNIAAIPTAFIAEYGSGKPIIGILGEFDALPGLSQKASSQKQALQPGAAGHGCGHNMFGAGSLGAAIAIKELIAAGKLKGTIRFYGTPAEEDLAGKVYMARAGVFNDLDVCLDWHPHYENLANMQSSQAVVSYTVKFKGKSAHAAADPWNGKSALDAAELFNIGMNFMREHVKPSVRIHYVYKQAGNVPNVIPDEASVWIWIRDSKRSGVAAVEARMKEVAKGAAMMTGTEVDFFMENGLYELLVNETGAKTLYQNMQLVGPIKYTPEEIRFADEIMRAYGDSARGIDGSIKPMEITRPDPDGGSTDVGDISYIVPEITLNAVTAPYKAPWHSWVVVACGGMSIGHKGMLFAAKSLGTTMVDLFEDEQLRKDIRAEFLKRKGNEVWKAMLPDGPPPVPKQ